A window from Pseudomonadota bacterium encodes these proteins:
- a CDS encoding aminotransferase class V-fold PLP-dependent enzyme, which yields MSVNELVKELVIKLEQGGNLPPALYLANKKGFDPEKDWIYYSGPTWDKEEIAAGVEAFLTGKWLVSGESVAAFEKAFSAKYGFASSVMVNSGSSANLVMVAALKKHFNWQDGDEVIVSPVGFPTTIAPIVQNNLKVVFVDITFDDLNFDLNMVEKAISEKTRAIFLSPVLGNAPDMDYLQEIAAKKDVLLVLDGCDSLGSRWRGKELSEFAYVTSGSFYPAHHITTGEGGMVSSNDKKLVHLARSFAWWGRDCFCVGAANLSSTGACKHRFGRWLDGYDGKIDHKYLFTNRGYNLKPLDMQGAIGLKQLEKVDEIHKKRRLHKNRIEAIFKKHLGDEIDSPQENENSETSWFGVPLICKTRELKDKLVEYLEANRIQTRNYFAGNILLHPAYKDLGDAAEYPNANKVLEQVFFVGCHSGYQEEMFEYFDRVLKEFVESIT from the coding sequence ATGTCAGTGAATGAACTGGTAAAGGAACTTGTCATAAAGCTCGAGCAGGGCGGGAACCTCCCGCCGGCTTTATATTTAGCCAACAAGAAGGGTTTTGACCCTGAAAAGGATTGGATCTACTACTCCGGGCCAACCTGGGACAAAGAGGAAATCGCGGCGGGTGTTGAGGCTTTCCTGACCGGCAAGTGGCTGGTTTCCGGAGAAAGTGTAGCCGCCTTTGAAAAGGCCTTTTCTGCGAAGTACGGTTTTGCTTCTTCGGTTATGGTCAATTCCGGTAGTTCTGCCAATCTGGTTATGGTTGCCGCCTTGAAGAAACATTTTAACTGGCAGGATGGTGACGAGGTAATAGTTTCGCCGGTCGGTTTTCCCACCACTATCGCCCCCATTGTTCAGAACAACCTGAAAGTGGTCTTTGTTGATATCACCTTCGACGACCTGAATTTCGATCTGAATATGGTTGAAAAGGCGATATCCGAGAAGACCCGGGCAATATTTCTTTCACCCGTTCTTGGCAATGCGCCGGATATGGATTATCTACAGGAGATCGCGGCAAAAAAGGATGTCCTGCTGGTGCTGGACGGATGCGACTCTCTGGGAAGTCGCTGGCGCGGCAAAGAATTGTCTGAGTTCGCCTATGTGACTTCCGGTTCGTTTTATCCGGCCCACCATATTACCACCGGGGAGGGCGGCATGGTTTCGTCCAACGATAAGAAACTAGTACATCTGGCCCGAAGTTTCGCCTGGTGGGGCAGGGATTGTTTTTGTGTGGGCGCGGCTAATCTTTCGAGCACCGGGGCCTGTAAGCACCGTTTTGGCCGATGGCTTGATGGCTACGACGGCAAGATAGATCATAAATATCTGTTCACCAATCGGGGCTACAATTTAAAACCCCTGGATATGCAGGGTGCAATTGGTTTAAAGCAGCTGGAAAAGGTTGATGAGATCCATAAGAAGAGACGTTTGCATAAAAACAGGATTGAGGCGATCTTCAAGAAACACCTTGGTGATGAAATTGATTCCCCTCAGGAAAACGAGAATAGCGAAACCTCCTGGTTTGGAGTGCCGCTTATTTGTAAGACCAGAGAATTAAAGGATAAACTGGTTGAATATCTGGAGGCGAACAGGATTCAGACTAGGAATTATTTTGCCGGCAACATCCTCCTGCACCCGGCTTATAAAGACTTGGGGGATGCGGCCGAATATCCAAA